A stretch of the Campylobacter concisus genome encodes the following:
- a CDS encoding GGDEF domain-containing response regulator — MERILVVDDNKALAKLIVMQMEKTIDDMTIDVAYSFAEAKTLISEHDKDYFMTILDLNLPDAPNGEIVDYALSKELSAIVLTGSIDDETRQNFINKDIVDYVYKGNMDDINYIFQMINRLSKNRQYKVLVVEDSLPFRNMIKKILTSLQFKVLAAAHGEEAMSYFADNPDINLIITDYRMPVKDGLEVLKEVRKEKDKNSLGVIVMTSPSEKTDASIFLKNGASDFIAKPFSKEELICRVNNTIEAMENINKIANFANRDFLTGVYNRRFFYSDVEEYVQVAEETNEPYAFAMIDVDYFKKINDKYGHDGGDRVLKSIAKILNDNTKGSDIVARFGGEEFCVVLKKINKEEAVKFFVNLRAKVAENEVVIKKQKIRVTISIGVSFGNGHCEIDDMLEACDSALYTAKENGRNRVEIAL, encoded by the coding sequence ATGGAAAGAATCCTTGTAGTTGATGATAATAAGGCGTTAGCAAAGCTGATTGTTATGCAAATGGAAAAGACTATCGATGACATGACAATTGATGTCGCATACAGTTTTGCCGAGGCTAAGACGCTAATTAGCGAGCATGACAAAGATTATTTTATGACTATTTTGGATTTAAATTTGCCAGATGCTCCAAATGGCGAAATTGTTGATTATGCACTTTCCAAAGAGCTTTCGGCTATCGTTTTAACAGGTAGCATTGACGATGAAACAAGGCAAAATTTTATAAATAAAGATATTGTGGATTATGTTTATAAAGGAAATATGGATGATATCAACTATATCTTCCAAATGATAAATAGACTGAGCAAAAATAGACAATATAAGGTTTTGGTTGTTGAAGACTCACTTCCTTTTAGAAATATGATAAAAAAGATATTAACCAGCCTTCAGTTTAAGGTTTTGGCCGCAGCTCACGGCGAAGAGGCAATGAGTTATTTTGCGGATAATCCTGATATAAATCTTATAATAACTGATTATAGAATGCCGGTAAAAGACGGTCTTGAAGTTTTAAAAGAGGTCAGAAAAGAAAAAGATAAAAATAGTCTTGGTGTAATCGTTATGACTTCGCCTAGCGAAAAGACTGACGCATCAATATTTTTAAAAAATGGTGCGAGCGATTTTATAGCAAAACCATTTTCAAAAGAAGAGCTAATATGTCGTGTTAATAATACGATTGAAGCGATGGAAAATATAAACAAGATAGCAAATTTTGCAAATCGCGACTTCTTAACAGGAGTTTATAATAGAAGATTTTTTTATTCTGACGTAGAAGAGTATGTTCAAGTAGCTGAAGAGACTAATGAGCCTTACGCTTTTGCGATGATTGATGTTGATTATTTTAAGAAAATAAATGATAAATATGGCCACGATGGTGGAGATAGGGTACTAAAATCAATCGCAAAAATTTTAAATGACAATACAAAAGGAAGTGATATTGTTGCTAGATTTGGCGGCGAAGAATTTTGCGTTGTCCTTAAAAAAATAAATAAAGAAGAAGCTGTTAAATTTTTTGTAAATTTAAGAGCCAAAGTGGCTGAAAATGAGGTAGTTATAAAAAAACAAAAAATAAGAGTGACCATATCTATAGGTGTATCTTTTGGCAATGGGCATTGCGAGATAGACGATATGCTTGAGGCTTGCGATTCAGCACTTTACACCGCAAAAGAAAATGGTAGAAACAGAGTAGAAATAGCTTTATGA
- a CDS encoding TatD family hydrolase codes for MIIDTHCHLDSKVYDPDLDKILDEARNLGLKGFIIPGADINDLPKAAKIAHENSDIFFAAGVHPYDKESFSIEILRNFAKGEKCVAIGECGLDYFRLPKDENEKIKEKEDQKRIFLAQLDLAVELKKPVILHIREANEDSFNILKEYAPKLEAGAILHCYNASPLLLELCKFGNFYFGIGGVLTFKNAKNLVEILPKIPFNRIVIETDAPYLTPEPNRGKRNEPAFTTFVAKKIAEILNLEFEVVCEKTSNNAKRLFKCFA; via the coding sequence ATGATTATAGATACGCATTGTCATTTGGATAGTAAAGTTTATGATCCTGACCTTGATAAAATTTTAGATGAAGCCAGAAATTTAGGGCTAAAAGGCTTTATTATCCCGGGAGCTGATATTAATGATTTACCAAAAGCGGCTAAAATAGCGCATGAAAATTCTGACATTTTCTTTGCCGCCGGAGTTCATCCATATGATAAAGAGAGTTTTAGTATTGAAATTTTAAGAAATTTTGCCAAAGGTGAAAAGTGTGTGGCGATTGGTGAATGTGGTCTTGACTACTTTCGCTTGCCAAAAGATGAAAATGAAAAGATAAAAGAAAAAGAGGATCAAAAACGTATTTTTTTAGCTCAACTTGATTTGGCTGTTGAGTTAAAAAAACCCGTTATTCTTCACATTAGGGAGGCTAATGAGGACTCTTTTAATATCTTAAAAGAGTATGCACCAAAGCTTGAAGCTGGAGCGATTTTGCACTGTTATAATGCTTCGCCACTTCTTTTAGAGCTTTGTAAATTTGGGAATTTTTACTTTGGCATAGGCGGTGTTTTAACATTTAAAAATGCTAAAAATTTAGTCGAAATTTTGCCAAAAATCCCATTTAATAGGATAGTTATTGAAACTGACGCTCCTTATCTCACGCCAGAACCAAATCGTGGCAAGAGAAATGAGCCGGCGTTTACGACATTTGTTGCTAAAAAGATAGCTGAAATTTTAAACCTTGAGTTTGAAGTTGTTTGTGAAAAAACTTCAAATAATGCCAAAAGGTTGTTTAAGTGCTTTGCTTAA
- a CDS encoding lytic transglycosylase domain-containing protein, translated as MKAMLKIFLMFACSTLLLANTPEKSSYDTQVKILKELDIDASFMKTSHYAKMRQGIKQSQLETFTEALKNGYMYIPMVKEQIKKSGVPESFFYLAMIESGFSNHTVSNAKATGMWQFMEQTARLHGLKVGQYVDERKDPVESTIAATNYLKSLKNQFGKWYLAAMAYNCGDGALKRAIQKAGTDDLVTLLDAEKKYLPAETRNFVIKILRAAYTAKDADFLMSKDSSLLNINGGLKLVKVKVPGGTNLAQIGDSIGLSTKKMKNNNPHLKFVFTPPTLKDYYVYIPENKKQLFAENFKPFNGKNNFYAYVVKKGETLLSISKKTGVSHRAIKDYNELSTNAVSYNQKLIIPFSAQNKSQNYIVQTGDTIASLSKKFNVSEKDLKDANSFASSNLNVGANIVIP; from the coding sequence ATGAAAGCAATGCTTAAAATATTTTTAATGTTTGCATGTAGTACCTTGCTACTAGCAAATACACCTGAAAAAAGCTCATACGACACTCAGGTAAAAATTTTAAAAGAGCTGGATATTGACGCTAGCTTTATGAAGACTTCTCACTATGCAAAGATGAGGCAAGGTATCAAACAATCACAACTTGAAACATTTACAGAAGCTCTAAAAAATGGTTATATGTATATACCGATGGTAAAAGAGCAGATCAAAAAATCCGGCGTACCTGAGTCATTCTTTTATCTAGCCATGATAGAATCAGGCTTTTCAAATCACACAGTCTCAAACGCAAAAGCTACTGGCATGTGGCAGTTTATGGAGCAAACGGCTAGACTGCATGGTCTAAAGGTAGGACAGTATGTCGATGAGAGAAAAGATCCAGTAGAGTCTACTATTGCAGCAACAAATTATCTAAAGTCGCTTAAAAATCAATTTGGCAAGTGGTATCTAGCAGCTATGGCCTATAACTGTGGCGATGGAGCCTTAAAAAGAGCCATACAAAAAGCTGGCACAGATGACCTTGTAACGCTTCTTGACGCAGAGAAAAAATACCTTCCAGCTGAAACTAGAAATTTTGTTATTAAAATTTTAAGAGCAGCATATACTGCAAAAGACGCAGACTTCTTGATGTCTAAAGATTCATCTTTATTGAATATAAACGGAGGACTAAAGCTTGTAAAAGTAAAAGTTCCAGGCGGTACAAATTTAGCTCAAATAGGCGATAGTATCGGTCTTAGTACAAAAAAGATGAAAAATAACAACCCGCATTTAAAATTTGTATTTACTCCACCAACTCTAAAAGATTATTATGTTTATATCCCTGAAAACAAAAAACAACTTTTTGCAGAAAATTTCAAGCCATTTAATGGTAAAAATAATTTTTATGCCTATGTCGTAAAAAAAGGTGAAACACTACTTTCTATCTCTAAAAAAACAGGTGTTAGTCATAGAGCGATTAAGGACTACAACGAGCTTAGCACAAATGCCGTAAGCTATAATCAAAAACTAATTATTCCATTTTCCGCACAAAATAAATCTCAAAACTATATAGTCCAAACTGGTGACACGATAGCTTCTTTATCTAAGAAATTTAATGTGAGCGAAAAAGATTTAAAAGATGCAAATTCTTTTGCTAGTTCAAATTTAAATGTTGGAGCAAATATTGTCATACCATAA
- a CDS encoding septal ring lytic transglycosylase RlpA family protein: MSYHKSLKFYIGLSFTLLVTGCSWSGAPFTPSGPTNVKGNNSASIQKATMRPYTINGKTYYPTVVSVGDKASGTASWYGPNFHGKTTSNGEIYNMYNMTAAHKTLPMNTILKVTNLRNQKSVIVRVNDRGPFVADRVLDLSKAAATKLDIIGTGTAPVSMEVIGFNEDINAVASINTQAKPTSTGIKVPNPVSPTAPTGGIIISSEQRVVGGDFMVQIGSFKNLEGANRYQREHQSIDGYKSVVKTFTIDGSTIYRVFLNGFRSEDEARDYARSGKFQGAFIVRG, encoded by the coding sequence TTGTCATACCATAAGAGCCTAAAATTTTATATAGGACTAAGTTTTACTCTTTTAGTTACTGGTTGCTCTTGGAGTGGAGCACCATTTACACCAAGTGGCCCAACTAATGTAAAGGGCAACAATTCAGCTTCTATCCAAAAAGCAACAATGAGGCCTTACACGATAAATGGCAAAACATACTACCCAACCGTTGTAAGCGTGGGTGATAAGGCAAGTGGTACGGCAAGCTGGTATGGTCCAAATTTTCATGGCAAAACAACCTCAAACGGCGAAATTTATAATATGTACAACATGACTGCAGCACACAAAACTTTGCCGATGAATACGATCCTTAAGGTAACAAATTTAAGAAATCAAAAAAGCGTCATTGTTCGTGTAAATGATCGCGGACCTTTTGTGGCTGATAGAGTTTTAGACCTTTCAAAGGCAGCTGCAACTAAACTTGATATTATCGGTACAGGCACAGCTCCAGTCAGTATGGAAGTCATAGGCTTTAATGAAGATATAAATGCTGTTGCAAGCATTAACACTCAAGCAAAACCGACAAGCACTGGCATAAAAGTGCCAAATCCAGTCTCTCCAACAGCTCCAACTGGAGGCATTATTATTTCGTCAGAGCAACGGGTTGTAGGTGGAGATTTTATGGTGCAAATTGGCTCATTTAAAAACCTTGAGGGCGCAAATAGATATCAAAGAGAGCATCAAAGTATAGATGGCTATAAGTCGGTAGTTAAGACATTTACCATAGACGGCTCGACCATTTATAGAGTATTTTTAAATGGCTTTAGAAGTGAGGACGAGGCTAGAGATTACGCAAGAAGCGGTAAATTCCAAGGTGCATTTATAGTAAGAGGTTAG
- the hisB gene encoding imidazoleglycerol-phosphate dehydratase HisB: protein MLELTRNTKETQISMKLKIYGSGVAKIDTGIGFFDHMLEAFTKHSLLDLEISCNGDTHVDFHHSVEDVGIVLGQLLKEALYPLSGVERFGEASVVMDEAAVFCALDLSNRAYLVYENFNQNAKVGEFDTELVEEFFRAVAINSGITLHLNQIRGKNTHHIIEATFKSFAVALRRALAKNARIGTPSTKGVL, encoded by the coding sequence ATTTTAGAACTAACTAGAAATACAAAAGAGACACAAATCTCAATGAAGCTTAAAATTTATGGCTCCGGGGTTGCAAAGATAGATACTGGCATTGGCTTTTTTGACCATATGCTTGAAGCTTTTACAAAGCATTCTTTGCTAGATCTTGAAATTTCATGTAATGGCGATACGCATGTGGATTTTCATCACAGCGTTGAGGATGTAGGCATAGTTTTGGGTCAGCTTTTAAAAGAGGCTTTATATCCTTTAAGTGGCGTTGAGAGATTTGGCGAGGCAAGTGTCGTTATGGACGAAGCTGCTGTTTTTTGCGCGCTAGATCTTAGCAATAGAGCCTACCTCGTATATGAAAATTTTAACCAAAACGCTAAAGTAGGGGAGTTTGACACTGAGCTTGTGGAGGAATTTTTTAGGGCAGTTGCTATAAATTCTGGTATCACGCTTCATCTAAATCAAATTCGCGGTAAAAACACTCACCACATCATTGAAGCAACGTTTAAATCATTTGCTGTAGCACTTCGTAGAGCACTTGCTAAAAACGCAAGGATAGGCACTCCAAGCACAAAGGGTGTTTTATGA
- a CDS encoding KdsC family phosphatase, with amino-acid sequence MIEIIFLDIDGCLTDGKIIYNANGEELKFFDVKDGYAIESWLKLGKKVAIITGRKSAIVERRAEDLKINHVYQGVGDKFEVASEILKFEGLSFKNAAAIGDDYNDYKILNAVAWSFKPKDAIKELDVKTKLKHKGGNGAVREMIELIIKSENLYDEWSKRWL; translated from the coding sequence ATGATAGAGATTATATTTTTAGATATTGATGGCTGCCTGACTGATGGCAAAATCATCTATAATGCAAACGGCGAAGAGCTTAAATTTTTTGATGTAAAAGATGGTTACGCGATAGAAAGCTGGCTAAAACTTGGCAAAAAAGTAGCTATCATTACAGGTAGAAAGTCAGCCATCGTTGAGCGAAGGGCTGAAGATCTAAAGATAAATCACGTCTATCAAGGTGTTGGTGATAAATTTGAAGTGGCGAGTGAGATATTAAAATTTGAAGGGCTTAGCTTTAAAAACGCAGCAGCTATCGGCGATGACTACAATGACTATAAAATTTTAAATGCAGTTGCTTGGAGCTTTAAGCCAAAAGATGCGATAAAAGAGCTTGATGTAAAGACAAAACTAAAGCACAAAGGTGGCAATGGCGCGGTTAGAGAAATGATCGAGCTTATTATAAAATCAGAAAATTTATATGACGAGTGGTCGAAGCGTTGGTTGTAA
- a CDS encoding LPS export ABC transporter periplasmic protein LptC: protein MVVKIFYFVVAIFSVVMIFLAAQDPYLANVLKIDTKISNMQINDVIDYEINSTKISGVYEADELNRYNDKDEFLSFKAKILRGNLKHFLSSDKAISQNDEIIFQKNANYENNDSLRFISDEVIYGTKTKIVRSEANFTLIRNNDKALGESGSYDLGKKQTQVKGLRAWVEENQRF from the coding sequence TTGGTTGTAAAAATTTTCTACTTCGTCGTGGCCATTTTTAGTGTCGTGATGATATTTTTGGCGGCTCAAGATCCATACCTTGCAAATGTTTTAAAGATCGACACAAAGATATCAAATATGCAAATAAATGATGTGATAGATTATGAGATAAATTCCACGAAAATAAGCGGAGTCTACGAGGCTGATGAGCTAAATAGATACAATGATAAAGATGAATTTTTGAGTTTTAAAGCAAAAATTTTAAGAGGAAATTTAAAACATTTTTTAAGCTCAGACAAAGCAATCTCACAAAATGACGAAATCATTTTTCAAAAGAATGCGAACTATGAAAACAACGATAGTTTGAGGTTTATAAGTGACGAAGTGATATATGGAACAAAAACAAAAATAGTAAGATCTGAAGCAAATTTTACGCTCATAAGAAATAATGATAAGGCACTGGGTGAGAGTGGAAGCTATGATCTTGGCAAAAAACAAACGCAGGTAAAAGGGTTAAGGGCATGGGTAGAAGAAAATCAGCGATTTTAG
- the lptA gene encoding lipopolysaccharide transport periplasmic protein LptA, translating into MGRRKSAILAVILGFTFLNAEQVEITSNDFFADENKQTSEFIGNVNIKKGSFDELKADKVVVYFDKKRQPIKYVATGNARAKIFIKDKHYDGKGNTLTYEPAKQIYTVSGNGYLHEVETDKNVYGEKIVVNQKDGTYSVNSDEKKPVKFIFQVEEKDK; encoded by the coding sequence ATGGGTAGAAGAAAATCAGCGATTTTAGCGGTGATATTGGGTTTTACATTTTTAAATGCAGAGCAAGTTGAAATCACATCAAATGATTTTTTTGCAGATGAGAATAAGCAAACTAGTGAATTTATAGGTAATGTAAATATCAAAAAGGGCTCATTTGATGAGCTTAAGGCAGATAAGGTGGTCGTCTATTTTGACAAAAAACGCCAGCCTATAAAATATGTGGCCACTGGCAATGCTAGAGCAAAAATTTTTATAAAAGATAAGCACTACGACGGCAAAGGCAATACTCTTACATACGAGCCAGCAAAACAGATCTATACTGTTAGTGGAAATGGCTATTTACATGAGGTAGAAACTGATAAAAATGTTTATGGCGAAAAGATCGTTGTCAATCAAAAAGATGGCACATATAGCGTAAATAGTGATGAGAAAAAGCCTGTTAAATTTATCTTTCAGGTAGAGGAAAAAGATAAGTGA
- the yihA gene encoding ribosome biogenesis GTP-binding protein YihA/YsxC, translated as MIRPLSAKFITSSPSIKEAPSFVTSEVVFLGRSNVGKSSFINTLVNQKNLAKSSSTPGKTQLINFFEAEFCEQKDEQEEKDKFKLILVDLPGFGYAKVAKSKHDEWRKNLDEFLKFRSDIRLFIHLIDARHFDLDIDVNVDAYLKSFLRADQKILNLYTKSDKLNQSQKSAVMKFDPSGILVSTLNKSGIEKAREAIINNALGR; from the coding sequence GTGATAAGGCCACTAAGTGCTAAATTTATCACATCAAGTCCAAGTATAAAAGAGGCTCCAAGTTTCGTAACAAGCGAAGTCGTCTTTTTGGGGAGATCAAATGTTGGTAAAAGCAGCTTCATAAATACACTTGTAAATCAAAAAAATCTAGCCAAAAGCTCATCGACTCCTGGCAAAACTCAGCTTATAAATTTCTTTGAGGCTGAGTTTTGTGAGCAAAAAGACGAGCAGGAAGAAAAAGATAAATTTAAGCTCATTTTGGTTGATTTGCCAGGCTTTGGCTATGCAAAAGTGGCAAAGTCAAAGCATGATGAATGGCGTAAAAATTTAGATGAGTTTTTGAAATTTAGAAGCGACATTAGACTTTTTATACATCTAATTGATGCTAGGCATTTTGATTTAGATATAGACGTAAATGTGGATGCTTATCTAAAAAGCTTTTTAAGAGCTGATCAGAAAATTTTAAATTTATATACAAAAAGCGATAAGCTAAATCAAAGCCAAAAGAGTGCGGTAATGAAATTTGATCCAAGCGGCATCTTGGTCTCAACTCTTAATAAAAGTGGTATCGAAAAGGCTAGAGAAGCCATCATAAATAACGCTCTTGGTAGATAA
- the mrdA gene encoding penicillin-binding protein 2, producing the protein MRMRIVFSVIALFWIILLGRIYHLSINSNTYYNEIAEQNAIKTIYIPPVRGIIFDAHDKPMAVNRLGFSVSIRPHLSANKKVKILDDELAYIGSLFSDLNVTKLKNEYIKNDSAYNQDFINVVEFIDYDKFLPFFASLSLRENLEIRPASKRHYPYNDLASHIIGYVGRANQKDMDNDPLTKLTNYIGRSGVERFYNPILQGIQGFKKIKVNALNEEIEQINFQAPQSQNIKLAVDLELQQFVADVFGKDAGSVIVMSLKDGAIIAAGSFPEYDLNPFVLGISQPEWEELVKNVDHPFTNKLINGLYPPGSVVKMGMALAFLDNGMSKYDSFFCSGSYELGGRKFRCWNSHGHGNVNMNTAIRESCDDYFYKGSQKIGIDAIVPILERMGFGRKTEVDLPNEFVGTLPSREWKMRKYGKAWFQGETLITSIGQGNFLVTPMQVAKYTAGLATGLNVTPHFLKSIDDKDVDFTPTDDAFTPFEKSQLPAIRHAMYEVANHPRGTANRHFIGSLVKVAAKTGTAQVVGISQTEKKRMKEEDMAYLQRSHAWMTTYAPYEDPQYVITMVIEHGGHGGSAAGPKIAQIYNKLVEMGYINLEKIQSDQNKKQDNKKK; encoded by the coding sequence ATGAGGATGCGCATCGTCTTTAGTGTGATCGCTCTTTTTTGGATTATACTTTTGGGACGAATTTATCACCTAAGCATAAACTCAAATACCTACTACAACGAGATTGCAGAACAAAACGCGATAAAGACTATTTATATTCCACCAGTTAGAGGTATCATCTTTGACGCACATGATAAGCCAATGGCTGTTAATCGTCTTGGTTTTTCGGTATCCATTAGACCACATTTAAGTGCTAATAAAAAGGTAAAAATTTTAGATGATGAGCTAGCTTACATTGGCTCACTATTTAGCGATCTAAATGTTACAAAGCTTAAAAATGAATACATAAAAAATGACTCAGCTTATAACCAAGATTTTATAAATGTGGTTGAATTTATTGATTATGATAAATTTTTGCCATTTTTTGCATCACTTTCTTTGCGTGAAAATTTAGAGATAAGGCCCGCTTCAAAACGCCACTATCCGTATAACGACCTAGCTTCTCACATCATCGGCTATGTCGGTAGGGCAAATCAAAAAGATATGGATAATGATCCTTTGACAAAGCTTACAAATTACATTGGAAGAAGTGGCGTGGAGCGGTTTTATAATCCGATCTTACAAGGAATTCAAGGGTTTAAAAAGATAAAGGTAAATGCTTTAAATGAAGAGATCGAGCAGATAAACTTTCAAGCGCCACAAAGTCAAAACATCAAGCTTGCAGTCGATCTTGAGCTTCAGCAGTTTGTGGCTGATGTCTTTGGCAAAGATGCAGGAAGCGTCATAGTCATGAGTCTAAAAGACGGTGCTATCATAGCTGCTGGTAGCTTTCCAGAGTATGATCTAAATCCATTTGTACTTGGAATTTCTCAGCCTGAATGGGAAGAGCTTGTAAAAAACGTCGATCATCCTTTTACAAATAAGCTAATAAACGGCCTTTATCCGCCAGGTTCGGTCGTAAAAATGGGTATGGCACTTGCGTTTTTGGATAATGGCATGAGTAAATACGATAGCTTTTTTTGTAGTGGCTCGTATGAGCTTGGAGGGCGTAAATTCCGCTGCTGGAACTCTCATGGACATGGAAATGTTAATATGAATACGGCAATTAGAGAGAGCTGTGATGATTATTTTTATAAAGGTAGTCAAAAGATAGGGATCGATGCTATTGTGCCGATACTGGAGCGTATGGGTTTTGGTAGAAAAACCGAGGTTGATTTGCCAAATGAGTTTGTGGGGACTTTGCCAAGTAGAGAGTGGAAGATGAGGAAGTACGGCAAAGCGTGGTTTCAAGGTGAGACCCTCATCACCTCTATCGGACAGGGAAATTTCTTGGTCACGCCTATGCAAGTGGCAAAATATACAGCAGGCCTTGCAACTGGGTTAAATGTGACTCCACATTTTTTAAAGAGCATTGATGACAAGGATGTTGATTTTACGCCAACAGATGATGCTTTTACGCCGTTTGAAAAATCACAGTTACCAGCCATTAGGCATGCAATGTATGAAGTGGCAAATCACCCAAGAGGCACGGCAAATAGGCATTTTATTGGAAGCCTAGTTAAAGTTGCTGCAAAGACAGGTACTGCCCAGGTCGTTGGAATTTCTCAAACTGAAAAGAAACGTATGAAAGAAGAGGATATGGCGTATTTGCAAAGATCTCATGCATGGATGACTACATATGCGCCCTATGAAGATCCGCAATATGTCATTACAATGGTTATCGAGCATGGTGGCCATGGCGGAAGTGCGGCTGGGCCAAAAATCGCTCAAATTTATAATAAACTCGTTGAAATGGGATATATAAATTTAGAAAAAATCCAAAGTGATCAAAATAAAAAACAAGACAATAAGAAAAAATAA
- the queC gene encoding 7-cyano-7-deazaguanine synthase QueC produces the protein MYNSSKNKRQNMKKAVCIMSGGMDSTLCAVMAKRAGYEIVALHFDYGQRTMKREKRAFNEICERLGITKKMSLDVSFIAQIGGNSLTDESLQIRKDGVEKDVPNTYVPFRNGIFISVAAALAEKENAQAIYIGVVEEDSSGYPDCKESFIKSINGSIILGTSPSFSCEIITPLVNLSKADIVAKSLELGSPLELTWSCYESDDEACGLCDSCRLRLNGFKKANATDKIAYKNQKFSL, from the coding sequence TTGTATAATTCTAGCAAAAATAAAAGGCAAAATATGAAAAAAGCAGTTTGTATAATGAGCGGCGGTATGGATAGTACGCTTTGTGCTGTAATGGCAAAAAGGGCTGGATATGAGATCGTAGCGCTTCATTTTGACTATGGCCAAAGAACGATGAAACGCGAAAAACGTGCATTTAACGAAATTTGTGAAAGATTAGGCATTACAAAAAAGATGAGTTTGGATGTTAGCTTTATTGCCCAAATAGGCGGAAATTCTTTAACCGATGAAAGCTTGCAAATAAGAAAAGACGGAGTGGAAAAAGATGTGCCAAATACTTACGTGCCTTTTCGAAATGGTATTTTTATCTCGGTCGCTGCCGCACTTGCTGAAAAAGAAAATGCACAAGCTATCTATATCGGTGTCGTAGAAGAAGATAGTTCAGGCTATCCTGACTGCAAAGAAAGCTTCATAAAAAGTATAAACGGGTCCATAATTTTAGGCACATCACCTAGTTTTTCGTGTGAGATAATTACTCCACTTGTAAATTTAAGTAAGGCTGACATCGTAGCAAAATCTCTTGAGCTTGGCTCGCCACTAGAGCTTACTTGGAGCTGTTACGAAAGCGATGACGAGGCATGCGGACTTTGCGATAGCTGCAGGCTAAGGCTAAATGGCTTTAAAAAGGCAAACGCCACTGATAAAATCGCATATAAAAATCAAAAATTTTCCTTATGA
- the ybeY gene encoding rRNA maturation RNase YbeY yields MILCEESYPKILDEICEYLTLGEIELVFVDKEEMRELNKTERGIDKTTDVLSFPLELVIHAPLGSIVINKDMVKEKAAELNHSEEAETALLFTHGLLHILGFDHEKDDGEMREKECEVIKKFELPKSLIVRSEDVRLIDLINNKNLKE; encoded by the coding sequence ATGATACTTTGCGAAGAGAGCTATCCAAAAATTTTAGATGAAATTTGTGAATATTTGACACTAGGAGAAATCGAGCTAGTCTTTGTCGATAAAGAAGAAATGAGAGAACTGAATAAAACTGAGCGGGGCATTGATAAAACGACAGATGTTTTAAGCTTTCCGCTTGAGCTTGTCATTCACGCCCCACTTGGCTCAATCGTTATAAACAAAGATATGGTAAAAGAGAAAGCTGCAGAGCTAAATCATAGTGAAGAGGCCGAAACCGCACTACTTTTTACACATGGATTGCTTCATATCTTGGGATTTGATCATGAAAAAGATGATGGCGAAATGAGAGAAAAAGAGTGCGAGGTTATCAAGAAATTTGAGCTGCCTAAAAGTCTAATAGTAAGAAGCGAGGATGTTAGGCTGATTGATCTTATAAATAATAAAAACTTAAAAGAGTAG